A single region of the Triticum dicoccoides isolate Atlit2015 ecotype Zavitan chromosome 2B, WEW_v2.0, whole genome shotgun sequence genome encodes:
- the LOC119367234 gene encoding uncharacterized protein LOC119367234: MSKQRRQGKEDEANYYHDRSGNKEKSLYLVLDDWHKGFTIRKIDAESPDLSASPVLRLVSPERGRAMKFAALGGYIIATSNIHAGTLFYDTDTAGLAVGPPVPDTLLCGSKTFLTSGARDTLFAFAFHFMERPVSFEAMAKPPPTEDNDLLPTDWSWRSMPMPLTKDEMIFSYALHPDGRTIFVSSWSRVVCGTYSVNTRSCKWRRHGEWMLPFRGRGYFDAELDAWVGLHEDDYVCSCQVASRSDGTTQQPEWKMADERRMWIPWHQLEFRLRRM; this comes from the coding sequence ATGTCTAAGCAAAGAAGGCAGGGCAAGGAGGATGAGGCCAACTACTACCACGACCGCAGCGGCAACAAGGAGAAGAGCCTCTATCTGGTTCTAGACGACTGGCACAAGGGCTTCACCATCCGCAAGATCGATGCCGAGAGTCCCGACCTCAGCGCCTCCCCTGTCCTCCGGCTAGTGTCACCTGAGCGTGGCCGTGCCATGAAGTTCGCAGCCCTGGGCGGCTACATCATCGCCACGAGCAACATACATGCCGGAACCCTCTTCTACGACACTGACACCGCCGGACTGGCCGTCGGCCCTCCCGTTCCAGACACACTGCTTTGTGGCTCCAAGACCTTCCTGACCTCCGGCGCCCGTGACACGCTGTTCGCGTTCGCCTTCCACTTCATGGAGCGGCCTGTGTCCTTTGAGGCAATGGCGAAGCCGCCGCCGACGGAAGACAACGACCTGCTGCCCACCGACTGGTCCTGGAGAAGCATGCCGATGCCCCTCACCAAGGACGAGATGATCTTCTCCTATGCGCTGCACCCGGACGGGCGCACCATATTCGTGTCCTCGTGGAGCAGGGTGGTCTGCGGCACGTACTCCGTCAACACCAGGAGCTGCAAGTGGAGGCGCCATGGGGAGTGGATGCTGCCTTTCAGAGGCCGAGGCTACTTTGACGCCGAGCTAGACGCATGGGTCGGGCTGCACGAGGATGACTACGTCTGCTCCTGCCAGGTTGCCTCCCGCAGCGACGGCACCACGCAGCAGCCGGAGTGGAAGATGGCCGACGAGCGTAGGATGTGGATCCCGTGGCATCAGCTGGAGTTTCGCCTGCGTCGGATGTGA